DNA sequence from the Cupriavidus sp. WKF15 genome:
GGGCAAGCTTGGTGCGCAGCCCGATACGCCGGCCATCGCCACACCGCAGCAGATGTCGCAGTACCTCGGCGCCGCGCCCCTCAAGGTCGTGACGCTGGCGCCCGAACTGCCCGGCCACCTGGACATCATCCGCATGCTGGCCGCGCATGGCGTGCGCGTGCAGCTGGGCCATACGCTGGGCAGCTACGAGGATGCCGTGGCCGCGCTGGCGGCGGGCGCCACCGGCTTCACGCACCTGTTCAATGCCATGACGCCGCTGCAGCACCGCGCGCCCGGCGTGGTCGGCGCGGCGCTGGCGCATGCTGAGTACGCCGAACTGATTCCGGACCTGCTGCACGTGCATCCCGGTGCCATCCGTGCCGCGCTGCGCGCGATCCCGCGCCTGTATGCCGTGACCGACGCCACCGCCGCGGCCGGCATGCCGGACGGCGTCTATCACCTGGGCAGTCAGACCGTCTACAAGGCCGGCGGCAGTGTGCGGCTGGCCAATGGCACGCTGTCCGGCAGCGTGCTGACGATGGACCAGGCGCTGCGCAATTTTGTCGCGATCGGACTGGACCTGGCCGATGCCTCGCGGCGCGTGTCGCTGTATCCGGCGCAATACCTGGGCCTGGCCGATCGCGGGCAACTGGCGCCGGGCTGCTGGGCCGACGTGGTCGTGCTGGATCGCGCGCTGCACATCCGGACCGTTCATGTCGAAGGAGAACGTTGTGTCGAGAATGCTTGAAGAGGCATTGAGCGCGCCTGCCGTGGTGGCCGCGCAGCTCGAACATGCCGCGGAAGTGGCCGCGCTGGCCGAGGCGCTGGCCGCGCAGCCGTGGCCGGCGGTGCTGACCGTGGCGCGCGGCAGTTCGGACCATGCCGCGAGCTACTTTGCCGCGCTGGTCACGCGGCGGCTCGGCGTACCCGTGGCCTCGCTGCCGATGTCTACGGTGACGCTGCATGCAAGCGCGCTGCGCGTGGCCGGGCAGCTGGCCGTGGCGTTCTCGCAATCGGGGCGCAGTCCGGATCTGGTAGAGACCATGCGCGCACTGCGTGCCGGCGGCGCCCAAACGCTGGCGCTGGTCAACGCGCCGGGGTCGCCGCTGGCGCACGCGTGCGAGCACGCGCTGCCGCTGCGCGCCGGGGCGGAGCACAGCGTGGCCGCGACCAAGAGCTATATCGCCATGCTGTCGCAGTCGGCGCTGCTGGTCGGGCACCTGGAGCGCGCACGCACCGGCGCGGCGGCGCTGGCCGACGCGTGCGCAGCGCTGCCGCTCGCGCTGCGCATGGCCGCGACGCTGGACTGGAGCGCGCTGGTGCCGGCGCTGCGTGGCGCGCGACAGATGCTGGTACTGGGCCGCGGCCCGGGCCTGGCGGTGGCGCAGGAAGCCGCGCTCAAGCTCAAGGAAACGTCCGGCATCCAGGCCGAGGCGTTTTCGGGCGCCGAAGTGAGGCACGGCCCGATGGAACTGATCGGCGCGGGCTATCCGCTGCTGGTGTTTGCCCCGCGCGGTCCGGAGCAGCAGGGGCTGCTGATGCTCGCGGCCGAGATGCGCGCGCGCGGCGCCCGCGTGCTGCTGGCAGCGCCGGCCGGCACGCCTGATGCGGACCTGCCGCTGGCCGAGGCCGCGCATCCGCTGCTCGACCCGATTGCCGCCATCCAGAGTTTCTACCTCGCCGCGGAAGCGCTGGCGCGTGCGCGTGGCCGTCATCCGGACCAGCCGCGGTACCTGAGCAAGGTCACTGAAACCCGGTGAGCCCGCTCACCGGGCAGGCAGCCAGCGACCCGAGCCCACCCCGCCACACCCCCGCCGACGATCGGCACGCAAGGAGATACGCCATGCCAAGCACACGATCCGCCCCGTTTTCCGCCGGCGCAGACGCCCGGCCACTGGACCTCGTCATCTTCGGCGGCACCGGCGACCTGTCGGCGCGCAAGCTGCTGCCATCGCTGTACATGATCCACCGCGACGGCAACCTGCCCGAGCGCACGCGCATCCTCGGCGCAGGCCGGCATGCGTGGCAGCGCGAGGCCTTCATGCGCTTTGCCGACGAGCGCGCGCAGCCCTTCGTCGATGCGCGCTATCTCGACCCGGCGAAGTGGCAGAACTTCCTCCAGCGCCTCGACTACGTGCAGCTCGACGCAGGCGAGCCAGGCGATTACCCGGCCCTGGCGGCGGCATTGCGCGACGAGGCCTTGCGCGTCTACTACATGGCGATGCCGCCGGGGCTGTTCGCGGCCACCTGCGACAACCTCGCGAGCCACGGCCTGATCGCGGCCGACACGCGGCTCGTGCTGGAGAAGCCGCTGGGCGTGGACCTGGCGTCCGCCATCGCGATCAGCGACGTGGTGACGCGCTACTTCAGCGAGCCCCGCACCTACCGCATCGACCACTATCTCGGCAAGGAGACAGTGCAGAACCTG
Encoded proteins:
- the nagA gene encoding N-acetylglucosamine-6-phosphate deacetylase encodes the protein MKGNILTPAGWVLGELHVGSDGRIARIEGVPAEPAHNDAPYVVPGFVDLLNHGCGGKDFMDGEAAVPVILRAHARFGTTSLLGSTMTAPHDVLLNALQALERACARRPASGARMLGVHLEGPYINPGKLGAQPDTPAIATPQQMSQYLGAAPLKVVTLAPELPGHLDIIRMLAAHGVRVQLGHTLGSYEDAVAALAAGATGFTHLFNAMTPLQHRAPGVVGAALAHAEYAELIPDLLHVHPGAIRAALRAIPRLYAVTDATAAAGMPDGVYHLGSQTVYKAGGSVRLANGTLSGSVLTMDQALRNFVAIGLDLADASRRVSLYPAQYLGLADRGQLAPGCWADVVVLDRALHIRTVHVEGERCVENA
- a CDS encoding SIS domain-containing protein, whose amino-acid sequence is MLEEALSAPAVVAAQLEHAAEVAALAEALAAQPWPAVLTVARGSSDHAASYFAALVTRRLGVPVASLPMSTVTLHASALRVAGQLAVAFSQSGRSPDLVETMRALRAGGAQTLALVNAPGSPLAHACEHALPLRAGAEHSVAATKSYIAMLSQSALLVGHLERARTGAAALADACAALPLALRMAATLDWSALVPALRGARQMLVLGRGPGLAVAQEAALKLKETSGIQAEAFSGAEVRHGPMELIGAGYPLLVFAPRGPEQQGLLMLAAEMRARGARVLLAAPAGTPDADLPLAEAAHPLLDPIAAIQSFYLAAEALARARGRHPDQPRYLSKVTETR